Within Thermococcus celer Vu 13 = JCM 8558, the genomic segment GTGGATTACGACAAGTGCATCGGCTGCTCCCTCTGCGTCCAGGTCTGCCCGGGACTGGCCTTCTTCATGGTGCAGTACGTCGGTGATAGGGCCAGGATAACGATGCCCCACGAGCTTCTCCCGCTCCCGGAGAGGGGCGAAACCGTGGTTCTTCTCAACCGCGCTGGGGAGCCCGTCGGGAGGGGAAAAGTCGTCACGGTCGTCCCGAGGGAGAAGAGCCGGGGGGACACGCCGATAATCACCGTTGAGGTGCCGATGGAACTGGCCTGGGACGTCAGGGCCGTGAGGGTAGAGGGGTGAGGAGGATGGCGGGAAAGAGGATAGTCTGCCGCTGTAACGACGTCACCGCCGAGGAAATCGAGGCGCTCATCGATTCCGGCGTCACGGACATCGAGGAGATCAAGAGGCTCCTTCGCGTTGGGATGGGGCCCTGCCAGGGGAGGACCTGTCTCCCCATCGTCATCGGAATACTCGCCAGAAAGACAGGGAAAAGGCTGGAGGAGATACCGCTACCCAAAGCGAGGGTTCCCGTCCGGCCGGTTCGCGTGGAGGCCATAACGGGTGGTGCCGATGAGTAAGATAGCGGTCATCGGCGGCGGGATAATCGGCGTCGCGACCGCCTACGAGCTGGCGAAGCTGGGGGAGGATGTGATCCTCTTCGAGAAGAACTACTTCGGCTCGGGTTCGACCTTCCGCTGCGCCACGGGGAT encodes:
- a CDS encoding (2Fe-2S)-binding protein codes for the protein MAGKRIVCRCNDVTAEEIEALIDSGVTDIEEIKRLLRVGMGPCQGRTCLPIVIGILARKTGKRLEEIPLPKARVPVRPVRVEAITGGADE
- a CDS encoding 4Fe-4S dicluster domain-containing protein is translated as MSEIPDYLKRGYITPGELFSIIPKPSEDRLRERPVAVPECPQEIPCAPCREVCPTGAINMPTPNDLPVVDYDKCIGCSLCVQVCPGLAFFMVQYVGDRARITMPHELLPLPERGETVVLLNRAGEPVGRGKVVTVVPREKSRGDTPIITVEVPMELAWDVRAVRVEG